In Entelurus aequoreus isolate RoL-2023_Sb linkage group LG13, RoL_Eaeq_v1.1, whole genome shotgun sequence, a genomic segment contains:
- the LOC133663711 gene encoding P2Y purinoceptor 3 isoform X2 translates to MPTEGVLSQTLSWDIFSSGVESTVLLASVSNTSRPGVSGCTYKEDFKRVLLPSVYTLVLLLGLPLNAAVLLKMWRRRPALTRSNIYMLNLAMADFLYVMSLPLLVYNYASQDYWPFGDLACKMVRFQFYSNLHGSILFLTCISVHRYIGICHPLAVWHKQGGRRLAWVVCAGVWLLVALLCAPTFHFASTGTQRNRTVCYDLSTPKQSVDYYPYGMALTCLGFLLPFMGVMMCYFRMALILCRPLSYQGVNAQAMREKREKAGKMIVVVAVVFCVSFLPFHLTKTLYLLIRTMPSVPCETRNLFSVIYKSTRPFASMNSFLDPILFYFTQPRYRQSTRRFLLRVTTLRDKSSSQPKSSSKPIKSPS, encoded by the exons ATGCCCACAGAAGGTGTCCTCTCCCAGACCTTGTCCTGGGACATCTTCAGTTCTGGCGTGGAGTCCACGGTCCTGCTGGCCAGCGTGAGTAACACCAGCAGACCAGGAGTCTCTGGCTGCACCTACAAGGAGGACTTCAAGCGAGTCCTGCTGCCCTCGGTCTACACGCTGGTGCTCCTGCTGGGTCTGCCTCTCAACGCTGCTGTGCTGCTGAAGATGTGGAGGAGGAGACCTGCTCTGACCCGCAGCAACATCTACATGCTCAACCTGgccatggccgacttcctgtaCGTGATGTCACTTCCTCTGCTGGTCTACAACTACGCCAGTCAGGACTACTGGCCCTTTGGGGACCTGGCCTGTAAGATGGTCCGCTTTCAGTTCTACAG TAATCTTCACGGGAGCATCCTCTTCCTCACCTGCATCAGTGTTCACCGCTACATTGGCATCTGCCACCCCCTGGCAGTGTGGCACAAGCAGGGCGGGCGGCGGCTGGCCTGGGTGGTATGTGCAGGTGTGTGGCTGCTGGTGGCGCTCCTTTGTGCGCCAACCTTCCACTTCGCCTCCACAGGAACCCAGCGGAACCGCACGGTTTGCTACGATTTGAGCACGCCAAAGCAGTCGGTGGACTATTACCCGTACGGCATGGCTCTCACCTGCCTGGGCTTCCTGTTGCCTTTTATGGGCGTGATGATGTGCTACTTCAGGATGGCGCTCATACTCTGCCGCCCGCTGTCCTACCAGGGCGTCAATGCGCAGGCCATGAGGGAGAAGCGCGAGAAGGCGGGGAAGATGATCGTTGTGGTGGCGGTGGTCTTCTGCGTCAGCTTCCTGCCCTTCCACCTCACCAAAACCTTGTACCTGCTGATCCGGACTATGCCCAGTGTGCCCTGCGAGACCAGGAACCTCTTTTCTGTCATCTATAAGAGCACCAGACCTTTTGCCAGCATGAACAGCTTCCTGGACCCCATCCTCTTCTACTTCACTCAACCACGCTACCGACAAAGTACCAGAAGGTTCCTTCTCAGAGTCACCACCCTCAGGGACAAGAGCAGCAGTCAGCCCAAATCATCAAGTAAACCCATCAAATCACCAAGTTAG
- the LOC133663711 gene encoding P2Y purinoceptor 3 isoform X1, which yields MLVMTLSLVEDLKMPTEGVLSQTLSWDIFSSGVESTVLLASVSNTSRPGVSGCTYKEDFKRVLLPSVYTLVLLLGLPLNAAVLLKMWRRRPALTRSNIYMLNLAMADFLYVMSLPLLVYNYASQDYWPFGDLACKMVRFQFYSNLHGSILFLTCISVHRYIGICHPLAVWHKQGGRRLAWVVCAGVWLLVALLCAPTFHFASTGTQRNRTVCYDLSTPKQSVDYYPYGMALTCLGFLLPFMGVMMCYFRMALILCRPLSYQGVNAQAMREKREKAGKMIVVVAVVFCVSFLPFHLTKTLYLLIRTMPSVPCETRNLFSVIYKSTRPFASMNSFLDPILFYFTQPRYRQSTRRFLLRVTTLRDKSSSQPKSSSKPIKSPS from the exons ATGTTGGTGATGACCTTGTCTCTGGTTGAAGATCTGAAGATGCCCACAGAAGGTGTCCTCTCCCAGACCTTGTCCTGGGACATCTTCAGTTCTGGCGTGGAGTCCACGGTCCTGCTGGCCAGCGTGAGTAACACCAGCAGACCAGGAGTCTCTGGCTGCACCTACAAGGAGGACTTCAAGCGAGTCCTGCTGCCCTCGGTCTACACGCTGGTGCTCCTGCTGGGTCTGCCTCTCAACGCTGCTGTGCTGCTGAAGATGTGGAGGAGGAGACCTGCTCTGACCCGCAGCAACATCTACATGCTCAACCTGgccatggccgacttcctgtaCGTGATGTCACTTCCTCTGCTGGTCTACAACTACGCCAGTCAGGACTACTGGCCCTTTGGGGACCTGGCCTGTAAGATGGTCCGCTTTCAGTTCTACAG TAATCTTCACGGGAGCATCCTCTTCCTCACCTGCATCAGTGTTCACCGCTACATTGGCATCTGCCACCCCCTGGCAGTGTGGCACAAGCAGGGCGGGCGGCGGCTGGCCTGGGTGGTATGTGCAGGTGTGTGGCTGCTGGTGGCGCTCCTTTGTGCGCCAACCTTCCACTTCGCCTCCACAGGAACCCAGCGGAACCGCACGGTTTGCTACGATTTGAGCACGCCAAAGCAGTCGGTGGACTATTACCCGTACGGCATGGCTCTCACCTGCCTGGGCTTCCTGTTGCCTTTTATGGGCGTGATGATGTGCTACTTCAGGATGGCGCTCATACTCTGCCGCCCGCTGTCCTACCAGGGCGTCAATGCGCAGGCCATGAGGGAGAAGCGCGAGAAGGCGGGGAAGATGATCGTTGTGGTGGCGGTGGTCTTCTGCGTCAGCTTCCTGCCCTTCCACCTCACCAAAACCTTGTACCTGCTGATCCGGACTATGCCCAGTGTGCCCTGCGAGACCAGGAACCTCTTTTCTGTCATCTATAAGAGCACCAGACCTTTTGCCAGCATGAACAGCTTCCTGGACCCCATCCTCTTCTACTTCACTCAACCACGCTACCGACAAAGTACCAGAAGGTTCCTTCTCAGAGTCACCACCCTCAGGGACAAGAGCAGCAGTCAGCCCAAATCATCAAGTAAACCCATCAAATCACCAAGTTAG